The stretch of DNA CAGTGGCGGTGACCATGGCTCAGTATCATTTCCGGGCGCGGCCATTTACCTTGGAGCTTCTCGAGGAAACGGACATGAAGAAATCGCTGGAATTCTATCGGGATCGTTTCTCCGACGCCGGCGATTTTACCTTTTTGTTCGTGGGCAGCTTCGACCCGGCAAAGATGAAACCGCTCGTGGAGACATGGCTCGGCGGACTTCCTTCCCGGAAGCGCGCCGAAACCTGGAAGGATGTAGGAATCCACCCACCGTCAGGGGTAATCTCCAAGGAAGTGCATAAAGGCCTCGAGCCGAAGAGCAGCACCCTGCTCACGTTCACCGGGCCCTTTGCCTATAACCAGAAAAACCGTTATGAGCTCGATTCCCTTGCCGGTTTCCTCCGAATCAAGCTCCGTGAAGCGCTCCGTGAGGAGCTGAGCGGAACCTACGGGGTCGGGGTTGGCGCCACCGTATCGCACTACCCCCGGAGCGAATACCAGCTCTCGATTTCCTTCGGGAGCGCCCCGGAAAATGTGGACAGGCTTTTTACCGCCATATTCACTCAGATCGACAGCCTGCAAACTGTGGGCGCCGCCGAATCCTACCTTAACAAAGTGAAGGAAATGCAGCTTCGGAAACGGGAAACGGATTTGAAGAATAACAGCTTCTGGCTGTCCGTCCTGCAAAATTACCTGGCGAACGGCGAGAATCCGGTTGATATTCTGAACTATCCGAAACTGGTGGAGGGATTGACTCCCGAAGTGCTGAAACAGGCGGCCCGCACCTATCTGAACGAGAAAAACTATGTGCGTGTGGTGCTCTACCCAGAAAAGAAGTGATGAATAATTGTTCTTTGAGGCAAAGATCCCCCTGTCGCCTGTGGCGACATCCCCCTTGCTAAGGGGGACAAAAGAAAAAAAATTTCGCAAAACGGCGGGTATGAACAGTGCATATTTCTTTTAACCCCCTTCCATAAGGGGGTCGGCGCAAAGCGCCGGGGGGATCTTACCCCGCAATATACAGACCTGATAAAATCAGTCAGGCAGAAGTATCAAAACTTTATAATGAATATTATTGCAGGAGGGTTTTAGTTGAATCCAACAATTGCCGCTAACGGGAACGATAAAACCGTTTCATCAATCTTTGACCTGAGTCCCTCGGAAAAGCTTCAACTCGTGGAAGATTTGTGGGATGATCTTGCGGCCACCCAGGAAGCGATACCGGTCCATAACCGGCAAAAAGAAGAGCTGGCCCGAAGGAAGGCCAACCTGATGAAAAGTCCGGCTTCCGGACTCATGTGGGAAGAAGTCAAAAGAAGGGTCCGAAACCGATAGGTAAATC from Candidatus Latescibacter sp. encodes:
- a CDS encoding addiction module protein, which translates into the protein MNPTIAANGNDKTVSSIFDLSPSEKLQLVEDLWDDLAATQEAIPVHNRQKEELARRKANLMKSPASGLMWEEVKRRVRNR